A stretch of the Gymnogyps californianus isolate 813 chromosome 15, ASM1813914v2, whole genome shotgun sequence genome encodes the following:
- the AMDHD2 gene encoding N-acetylglucosamine-6-phosphate deacetylase isoform X2 — protein sequence MPSNKSVSDAPIVQFTNCRILRGHQLQREDLWVREGKILNPEKLFFDEKGSADIQLDCKDSIITPGFIDVQINGGFGVDFSLATDDFKSGIDLVSQKILSHGVTSFCPTLVTSPPSVYHQVLPQISIRNGGAHGAGILGAHLEGPFISKEKKGAHPEHCLRTFEAGAFQDLLATYGSLDCVRIVTLAPEMKRSSEVIRELTKRGICVSLGHSVANLSQAEEAVQHGATFITHLFNAMLPFHHRDPGIVGLLTSDKIPAGRRVFYGMISDGIHTNPAALRIAHRAHPKGLVLVTDAIAGMGLAPGRHTLGQQVVEIDGLNTYIAGTKTLSGSVATMDTCVRHFQEATGCSVETALEAASLHPAQLLGIEHEKGTLNYDSDADFLMLNDSLYVQATYIAGEEVWRQDALGM from the exons ATGCCGTCCAACAAATCCGTCTCGGACGCGCCCATCGTCCAGTTCACCAACTGCCGCATCCTGAGGGGCCACCAGCTCCAGAG GGAGGACCTGTGGGTGCGAGAGGGGAAGATCCTCAACCCAGAGAAACTCTTCTTTGACGAGAAGGGCTCTGCTGACATCCAGCTGGACTGCAAGGACAGCATCATCACCCCAGGCTTCATCGATGTCCAGATCAATG GAGGCTTTGGGGTGGACTTCTCCCTGGCTACAGATGACTTCAAATCAGGGATTGACCTGGTCAGTCAGAAAATCCTCTCCCATGGAGTGACCTCCTTCTGTCCCACCCTGGTGACCTCTCCTCCATCTGTGTACCACCAG GTTCTCCCTCAGATCAGTATAAGAAATGGTGGAGCCCACGGAGCAGGTATCCTGG GGGCCCATCTGGAAGGACCGTTCATcagcaaggagaagaaaggggcGCACCCGGAGCACTGCCTCCGCACCTTTGAAGCAGGTGCCTTCCAAGACCTGCTTGCCACCTATGGGTCCCTGGACTGTGTCCGGATAGTCACCCTGGCGCCAGAGATGAAGAGGAGCAGTGAGGTGATCCGGGAGCTCACCAAGCGGGGCATCTGCGTCTCGCTCG GTCACTCGGTGGCTAATCTCTCCCAGGCTGAGGAGGCTGTGCAGCACGGTGCTACCTTCATCACTCACCTCTTCAATGCCATGTTGCCG TTCCACCATCGTGACCCTGGGATCGTGGGGCTGCTGACAAGTGACAAGATCCCTGCTGGGCGCAGGGTCTTCTACGGCATGATTTCTGATGGCATCCACACCAACCCTGCCGCCCTGCGAATCGCCCACCGAGCCCACCCCAAAG GCCTGGTGCTGGTGACGGATGCGATCGCTGGCATGGGGCTGGCCCCAGGTCGGCACACGCTGGGTCAGCAGGTGGTGGAGATCGATGGGCTGAACACCTACATTGCAG GCACAAAGACCCTGAGCGGTAGTGTGGCTACCATGGACACGTGTGTGCGACACTTCCAAGAAGCCACAG GGTGCTCGGTAGAGACCGCGTTGGAGGCAGCGTCTCTGCATCCCGCCCAGCTCCTGGGGATTGAACACGAAAAGGGGACCCTAAATTACGACTCTGATGCAG ATTTCCTGATGCTGAATGACAGTCTTTATGTGCAAGCCACGTACATTGCAGGCGAGGAAGTCTGGAGACAGGATGCGTTAGGCATGTGA
- the AMDHD2 gene encoding N-acetylglucosamine-6-phosphate deacetylase isoform X1 yields the protein MPSNKSVSDAPIVQFTNCRILRGHQLQREDLWVREGKILNPEKLFFDEKGSADIQLDCKDSIITPGFIDVQINGGFGVDFSLATDDFKSGIDLVSQKILSHGVTSFCPTLVTSPPSVYHQVLPQISIRNGGAHGAGILGAHLEGPFISKEKKGAHPEHCLRTFEAGAFQDLLATYGSLDCVRIVTLAPEMKRSSEVIRELTKRGICVSLGHSVANLSQAEEAVQHGATFITHLFNAMLPFHHRDPGIVGLLTSDKIPAGRRVFYGMISDGIHTNPAALRIAHRAHPKGLVLVTDAIAGMGLAPGRHTLGQQVVEIDGLNTYIAGCSVETALEAASLHPAQLLGIEHEKGTLNYDSDADFLMLNDSLYVQATYIAGEEVWRQDALGM from the exons ATGCCGTCCAACAAATCCGTCTCGGACGCGCCCATCGTCCAGTTCACCAACTGCCGCATCCTGAGGGGCCACCAGCTCCAGAG GGAGGACCTGTGGGTGCGAGAGGGGAAGATCCTCAACCCAGAGAAACTCTTCTTTGACGAGAAGGGCTCTGCTGACATCCAGCTGGACTGCAAGGACAGCATCATCACCCCAGGCTTCATCGATGTCCAGATCAATG GAGGCTTTGGGGTGGACTTCTCCCTGGCTACAGATGACTTCAAATCAGGGATTGACCTGGTCAGTCAGAAAATCCTCTCCCATGGAGTGACCTCCTTCTGTCCCACCCTGGTGACCTCTCCTCCATCTGTGTACCACCAG GTTCTCCCTCAGATCAGTATAAGAAATGGTGGAGCCCACGGAGCAGGTATCCTGG GGGCCCATCTGGAAGGACCGTTCATcagcaaggagaagaaaggggcGCACCCGGAGCACTGCCTCCGCACCTTTGAAGCAGGTGCCTTCCAAGACCTGCTTGCCACCTATGGGTCCCTGGACTGTGTCCGGATAGTCACCCTGGCGCCAGAGATGAAGAGGAGCAGTGAGGTGATCCGGGAGCTCACCAAGCGGGGCATCTGCGTCTCGCTCG GTCACTCGGTGGCTAATCTCTCCCAGGCTGAGGAGGCTGTGCAGCACGGTGCTACCTTCATCACTCACCTCTTCAATGCCATGTTGCCG TTCCACCATCGTGACCCTGGGATCGTGGGGCTGCTGACAAGTGACAAGATCCCTGCTGGGCGCAGGGTCTTCTACGGCATGATTTCTGATGGCATCCACACCAACCCTGCCGCCCTGCGAATCGCCCACCGAGCCCACCCCAAAG GCCTGGTGCTGGTGACGGATGCGATCGCTGGCATGGGGCTGGCCCCAGGTCGGCACACGCTGGGTCAGCAGGTGGTGGAGATCGATGGGCTGAACACCTACATTGCAG GGTGCTCGGTAGAGACCGCGTTGGAGGCAGCGTCTCTGCATCCCGCCCAGCTCCTGGGGATTGAACACGAAAAGGGGACCCTAAATTACGACTCTGATGCAG ATTTCCTGATGCTGAATGACAGTCTTTATGTGCAAGCCACGTACATTGCAGGCGAGGAAGTCTGGAGACAGGATGCGTTAGGCATGTGA